A window of the Mesotoga prima MesG1.Ag.4.2 genome harbors these coding sequences:
- the fusA gene encoding elongation factor G yields the protein MKERATTLEKTRNIGIMAHIDAGKTTTTERILFYTGKNYKLGSVDEGTATMDWMDQEKERGITITSAATTAFWKDHRINIIDTPGHVDFTVEVERSLRVLDGAVAVFDAQAGVEPQSETVWRQADKYHVPRIAFMNKMDKIGADFLAAIGTMVTKLKANPVAIQLPIGSESGFEGIIDLVQMKALRWTNQEGTEFTYSNIPEFLQAQVEEAREDLVTHVAEFDEELMDLYIEGEELPVDRLKAAIRKATLLGQITPVLCGSAFRNKGIQPLLDAIVDYLPSPKDLPPVVGEIIDSERKIEVYPDENGPFVAMAFKIMIDPFVGKLTFLRVYSGSLEKGAYVINTNKNLKERISRLLFMHADKREEVDYIRAGDIVAVVGLKNTMTGETIALSEEKIVLEKIEFPEPVISIAIEPQTKDDASKLTKALLALVEEDPSLKSYVDGETGETILSGMGELHLEVIVERIKREFNVGLRVGNPQVAYRETIRSKAIGESKYVRQTGGKGQYGHVILSVEPITDKSANFVFEDKTVGGTIPREFIKPIERGVREAMDSGYLAGYPMVNVKVSLLDGSYHEVDSSEIAFSIAGSMAFKEAARKASPALLEPIMAVEINTPEEYMGDLIADLNSRRAKIEGFETRAGLKIIKAHVPLSELFGYATVCRSLSQGRAIHVIQFSHYSEVPERIAEKILGK from the coding sequence GTGAAAGAAAGAGCTACAACTCTCGAAAAGACCCGAAACATAGGAATAATGGCCCATATAGATGCGGGGAAAACAACTACGACCGAACGCATACTTTTCTATACCGGAAAGAATTACAAACTCGGAAGTGTTGATGAAGGAACGGCTACAATGGACTGGATGGACCAAGAGAAGGAGAGGGGCATCACTATCACTTCTGCAGCTACCACAGCGTTTTGGAAGGATCATCGCATAAATATTATTGATACGCCCGGGCACGTTGACTTTACTGTTGAAGTTGAAAGATCTTTACGGGTTCTTGATGGGGCCGTAGCGGTATTCGATGCTCAAGCAGGTGTTGAACCACAGTCGGAGACTGTTTGGAGGCAAGCTGATAAGTACCATGTCCCTAGAATAGCCTTCATGAACAAGATGGATAAGATCGGAGCTGATTTTTTAGCTGCCATAGGCACAATGGTTACAAAGCTTAAGGCAAATCCGGTTGCAATACAGCTTCCAATTGGATCGGAATCTGGTTTCGAAGGCATTATCGATTTGGTGCAGATGAAAGCCTTGCGATGGACCAATCAAGAGGGAACGGAATTCACATATTCAAATATTCCCGAATTTTTGCAAGCCCAGGTGGAAGAGGCTCGAGAGGATCTGGTTACCCATGTTGCTGAATTCGATGAAGAACTCATGGATCTGTATATCGAGGGTGAAGAACTTCCAGTAGATAGACTGAAAGCGGCAATCAGAAAGGCAACACTTTTGGGACAAATTACCCCTGTGCTTTGTGGTTCGGCATTCAGGAACAAGGGAATCCAGCCACTTCTTGATGCAATAGTAGACTATCTGCCGTCTCCGAAAGACTTGCCTCCGGTGGTTGGCGAGATCATCGATAGCGAGAGAAAAATTGAGGTCTATCCGGATGAGAATGGGCCGTTTGTTGCGATGGCCTTTAAGATAATGATCGATCCATTTGTAGGCAAACTCACATTCCTCAGAGTTTATTCTGGTTCACTTGAAAAGGGAGCCTACGTCATAAACACGAACAAGAACTTAAAAGAAAGAATTTCCAGACTTCTTTTCATGCATGCCGACAAGAGGGAAGAAGTTGATTATATAAGGGCCGGAGACATTGTTGCAGTGGTAGGGCTTAAGAATACTATGACTGGCGAAACTATCGCACTTTCTGAAGAAAAGATTGTTCTCGAAAAAATCGAATTTCCTGAGCCCGTGATTTCGATTGCGATAGAACCGCAGACAAAAGACGATGCTTCGAAGCTTACAAAGGCTCTTCTTGCTCTAGTTGAAGAAGACCCTTCGCTTAAAAGCTATGTTGATGGTGAGACTGGTGAGACGATTCTCTCCGGCATGGGAGAGCTCCACTTAGAGGTAATTGTAGAGCGAATAAAAAGGGAATTCAATGTTGGCTTAAGAGTAGGGAATCCTCAGGTAGCCTATCGTGAGACAATAAGGTCTAAAGCAATAGGTGAGTCGAAATACGTTAGGCAGACTGGTGGAAAGGGTCAGTATGGACACGTTATACTGAGTGTAGAACCCATTACTGACAAGAGCGCCAATTTCGTGTTTGAAGATAAAACTGTAGGAGGAACCATACCAAGGGAATTTATCAAGCCTATAGAACGCGGGGTAAGAGAAGCTATGGATTCCGGCTATCTCGCCGGTTATCCAATGGTTAATGTGAAGGTCTCCTTGCTCGACGGTTCATACCACGAAGTAGACTCTTCGGAGATTGCATTTAGCATAGCCGGATCTATGGCCTTCAAAGAGGCTGCGAGAAAGGCGAGCCCGGCTCTGCTGGAACCAATTATGGCAGTAGAGATAAATACTCCTGAAGAATACATGGGAGATCTGATTGCCGATCTCAATTCTAGGAGAGCGAAGATTGAGGGCTTTGAAACTAGAGCAGGTCTCAAAATTATCAAAGCTCACGTTCCCCTTTCAGAATTGTTTGGTTACGCTACTGTTTGCAGATCTCTGTCTCAAGGAAGAGCAATCCACGTCATTCAGTTCTCTCATTATTCGGAAGTTCCGGAGAGAATTGCAGAAAAGATTCTAGGAAAATAA
- the tuf gene encoding elongation factor Tu: MAKEKFERSKPHLNIGTIGHIDHGKTTLTAAITKSLAFKGLADFSPFDSIDKAPEEKARGITINVSHIEYQTEKRHYAHIDCPGHADYIKNMITGAAQMDGAILVVAATDGVMPQTREHVLLARQVNVPAMVVYINKVDAVDDEELVELVEEEVRELLSSYEFPGDELPVIKGSALKALEAESPNEWTESIYELLKACDDYFPEPVRETDKPFLMPIEDIFTITGRGTVVTGRIERGAVHVGDEVEIIGLSYETKKTVCTGVEMFRKLLDEGQAGDNIGALLRGVAKEEVKRGQVLAKPGSITPHKKFTANVYVLKKEEGGRHSPFTKGYRPQFFIKTADVTGEIADLPEGVEMVIPGDNVEMTIQLIYPVAIEKGMRFAIREGGRTVGAGVVSSIIE; encoded by the coding sequence ATGGCTAAGGAAAAATTCGAACGTTCTAAACCCCATCTTAACATCGGTACGATTGGACACATTGACCACGGTAAGACAACCCTTACTGCGGCAATCACAAAGAGTCTTGCATTCAAAGGTCTTGCAGATTTTTCCCCGTTTGACTCAATTGACAAGGCGCCGGAAGAAAAAGCAAGAGGAATTACAATCAACGTATCTCACATCGAGTACCAGACGGAGAAGAGACATTATGCGCACATCGACTGCCCTGGACACGCTGACTATATCAAGAACATGATAACTGGAGCTGCACAGATGGATGGAGCAATTCTCGTTGTCGCCGCAACCGACGGTGTCATGCCTCAGACTAGGGAACACGTCTTGCTTGCTAGACAGGTCAATGTTCCCGCAATGGTTGTGTACATTAACAAGGTGGATGCTGTTGATGACGAAGAGCTGGTAGAACTTGTCGAGGAAGAAGTAAGAGAGCTTCTCTCCTCCTACGAGTTCCCGGGTGATGAACTCCCCGTAATTAAGGGCTCGGCCTTAAAGGCCCTTGAAGCGGAAAGTCCAAATGAATGGACAGAGAGCATTTACGAACTGTTGAAAGCATGCGACGACTACTTCCCTGAACCAGTACGGGAGACTGACAAGCCTTTCCTGATGCCCATAGAGGACATCTTCACAATAACGGGTAGAGGTACGGTTGTTACAGGAAGAATCGAGCGTGGAGCGGTCCATGTTGGCGATGAAGTCGAGATTATCGGACTGTCTTACGAAACGAAGAAAACAGTGTGTACTGGAGTAGAAATGTTCAGGAAACTCCTTGATGAAGGACAGGCCGGCGACAACATTGGAGCTCTTCTAAGAGGCGTTGCAAAGGAAGAAGTCAAGAGAGGCCAAGTTCTTGCCAAACCGGGTTCTATAACACCTCACAAGAAATTCACGGCAAACGTCTACGTTCTTAAAAAGGAAGAAGGAGGACGCCACTCACCCTTCACAAAGGGATACAGGCCCCAGTTCTTCATTAAGACCGCCGATGTAACTGGAGAAATTGCAGATCTTCCTGAGGGCGTCGAAATGGTTATTCCTGGTGACAATGTGGAAATGACAATTCAGCTCATTTATCCCGTCGCAATTGAGAAGGGTATGAGGTTTGCAATCCGTGAAGGTGGAAGAACAGTGGGCGCCGGAGTCGTTAGTTCCATAATTGAATGA
- a CDS encoding DNA polymerase III subunit delta, which translates to MIYEMLGDSEVLKDFFILERGEGYLTISEDMPDKVNRFKMAVSTSGMFGRKPVRLSGFDSWKKEEKTQIEKLLPLFQDEIDVFLDGKVSPKVKSEKSIFDLPKPWEEEKWNDHIITISERAGMKISRAAAESLFRKVGRREYRILRELEKLSVFSNEIDQLMVERLIDFDKEVEVESLAFDFLNHKEDFLSSSRKCMIPFAYFASVLLNIIIDLGTIIDTKKGKMNISWSEIRKLSNTTSIGTARIARLVGYSFSSTKEQRNDLTRLYSAESLKGLIVLLQEIDESIKNGKIDSEIAFFKLHEESLKLQVTLG; encoded by the coding sequence ATGATATACGAGATGTTGGGGGACAGTGAGGTACTGAAAGATTTCTTCATCCTTGAAAGAGGAGAGGGGTATTTAACAATTAGTGAAGACATGCCCGACAAAGTAAACAGATTCAAAATGGCCGTTTCGACTTCGGGAATGTTCGGAAGAAAGCCAGTTAGGCTTTCCGGATTTGATAGCTGGAAAAAGGAAGAGAAAACTCAGATAGAGAAACTACTTCCTCTCTTTCAAGACGAAATCGATGTCTTCCTGGATGGAAAAGTGAGTCCGAAAGTAAAGAGTGAGAAAAGTATTTTTGATCTTCCAAAGCCCTGGGAAGAAGAGAAATGGAATGACCACATCATCACGATAAGTGAACGTGCAGGAATGAAGATTTCTAGAGCTGCGGCCGAATCGCTTTTCAGAAAAGTTGGAAGAAGAGAATACAGAATACTTCGAGAGCTTGAAAAGCTTTCCGTATTTTCGAATGAAATCGACCAGCTCATGGTTGAAAGACTAATTGATTTTGACAAGGAAGTCGAAGTCGAATCACTGGCGTTTGATTTTCTTAATCACAAAGAGGACTTTCTAAGTTCTTCGAGGAAATGCATGATCCCATTCGCATATTTTGCGTCGGTTCTGTTGAATATCATAATTGATTTGGGAACGATAATTGATACGAAAAAAGGCAAAATGAATATTTCTTGGTCAGAGATAAGAAAACTCTCAAATACTACTAGCATTGGTACTGCTCGAATTGCCAGGCTTGTTGGATACAGTTTTTCCAGTACTAAAGAACAAAGAAATGATCTTACCAGGCTGTACTCAGCTGAAAGTCTCAAAGGCCTGATCGTTCTTCTTCAGGAAATTGATGAGTCAATCAAAAATGGGAAAATCGATAGCGAAATCGCTTTCTTCAAACTACATGAAGAGTCTTTAAAACTTCAGGTAACTCTTGGGTAA
- the rpsJ gene encoding 30S ribosomal protein S10 — translation MAKQKIRIRLKAYDHKLLDLSAKKIVEAVKLTNAKVSGPVPLPTERTLYTVLTSPHKFKDAREQFEKLVHKRLIEILDPTPKTIDSLMKVDLPAGVDVEIKL, via the coding sequence ATGGCCAAGCAAAAAATTAGGATTCGCTTGAAAGCTTACGATCACAAACTACTTGACTTGTCGGCCAAGAAGATCGTTGAAGCTGTAAAGCTCACCAATGCCAAAGTATCAGGTCCGGTGCCATTGCCAACGGAGAGGACGCTCTACACTGTTCTGACTTCTCCCCATAAGTTCAAGGATGCAAGAGAGCAGTTTGAAAAACTCGTTCATAAGAGACTTATCGAAATATTAGACCCAACCCCTAAGACAATAGATTCTCTTATGAAAGTTGACCTCCCCGCAGGTGTAGATGTGGAGATTAAACTGTAA
- the rplD gene encoding 50S ribosomal protein L4, whose translation MAQADVVNIAGQKVGTVELSESVFNVEPNEDLMFRYVNMQLSGRRAGLASAKTRSEVRGGGRKPWAQKHTGRARVGSTRSPLWRHGGVIHGPKPKDWSMKLTKKMKKVALRSALSLRLKEGNLIVLDDLKFDRPKTKQLREVLNNLGLDKTQKTLFVLPWQKDEYQNVRLSGKNIYGVKVIIADNPGNKAVNSKENIDGLNVYDIVNHEKLVITADLVRKIEEVLGR comes from the coding sequence ATGGCTCAAGCCGACGTTGTGAATATTGCGGGCCAGAAAGTTGGCACTGTTGAACTGAGCGAGAGCGTATTCAATGTAGAACCGAACGAAGATCTGATGTTCAGATATGTTAATATGCAGCTTTCAGGTAGACGTGCAGGATTGGCTTCGGCAAAGACAAGATCAGAAGTTAGGGGTGGAGGAAGAAAGCCCTGGGCACAGAAACACACAGGAAGAGCAAGAGTTGGTTCAACGAGAAGTCCACTTTGGAGACATGGTGGAGTTATACACGGACCGAAGCCAAAAGACTGGTCTATGAAGTTGACCAAGAAAATGAAGAAGGTAGCTCTAAGATCTGCCCTCAGTCTAAGGCTTAAAGAAGGAAATCTCATTGTCCTTGATGATCTCAAGTTTGACAGACCAAAGACGAAACAGCTCAGGGAGGTCTTGAATAACCTTGGACTCGATAAGACGCAGAAAACTCTCTTTGTCCTTCCATGGCAAAAGGACGAATACCAAAATGTAAGACTTTCGGGAAAGAACATTTATGGGGTTAAGGTAATTATCGCTGATAATCCTGGAAACAAAGCCGTCAATAGTAAAGAAAATATTGATGGGCTCAATGTGTACGACATTGTGAATCATGAAAAGCTTGTGATCACGGCAGACCTTGTTCGCAAGATCGAGGAGGTGCTTGGACGATGA
- the rpsL gene encoding 30S ribosomal protein S12, giving the protein MPTINQLIRHGRKQLKQKSASPALENNPQKRGVCVRVSTMTPKKPNSALRKIARVRLSNGTEVTAYIPGEGHNLQEHSVVLVRGGRVKDLPGVRYKIVRGTLDAEGVANRKQSRSRYGAKRPKK; this is encoded by the coding sequence ATGCCCACAATAAATCAATTAATAAGGCACGGAAGAAAACAGTTGAAGCAAAAATCTGCTTCGCCGGCTCTAGAAAACAATCCTCAGAAGCGTGGCGTTTGTGTAAGGGTCTCCACAATGACTCCCAAGAAACCGAACTCAGCTTTGAGAAAGATTGCAAGGGTACGTCTCTCAAATGGGACAGAAGTTACTGCCTATATTCCTGGCGAGGGTCACAATCTTCAGGAGCATTCGGTGGTTCTCGTTAGAGGTGGCAGAGTAAAGGACCTTCCTGGTGTAAGATACAAGATTGTCAGAGGCACATTGGATGCTGAAGGAGTGGCAAACAGGAAGCAGTCGAGAAGTCGTTATGGTGCCAAGAGGCCAAAGAAATGA
- the rplC gene encoding 50S ribosomal protein L3 — MKGILGRKLGMTTIYKDGKAFGVTVVKAGPCTVVQKKTSDGGEYDAIQVGFEELTPERAKKVLTKPLVKKFEAAKVKPHRILKEFKVGNINDFNVGDIIEARVFSEGEKVDVTGFSKGRGFSGAMKRWNFRGGEASHGSKFHRELGSVGNHTEPAKIWKGKKMPGQYGNEKKTVKNLTVVKVDAENGLLAIYGAVPGARGGLLVIKSANR, encoded by the coding sequence ATGAAAGGAATATTGGGTAGAAAACTCGGTATGACAACTATATACAAAGACGGGAAAGCCTTCGGAGTTACCGTAGTGAAAGCCGGTCCATGTACTGTTGTACAAAAAAAGACAAGTGATGGTGGCGAATATGACGCCATTCAAGTTGGATTCGAAGAGCTTACGCCTGAAAGAGCGAAAAAAGTACTGACAAAGCCTTTGGTAAAGAAGTTCGAGGCTGCAAAGGTTAAGCCGCATAGAATTCTCAAAGAGTTCAAAGTTGGTAACATCAATGATTTCAATGTTGGTGATATCATAGAAGCTCGTGTCTTTTCTGAAGGCGAAAAAGTAGACGTAACTGGTTTTTCGAAGGGCAGAGGTTTTTCGGGCGCTATGAAGAGATGGAACTTCAGGGGCGGAGAAGCTTCACACGGTTCGAAATTCCACAGAGAACTAGGTTCAGTAGGTAATCACACTGAGCCGGCGAAGATTTGGAAGGGTAAGAAAATGCCCGGTCAATACGGTAACGAGAAGAAGACAGTGAAGAATCTAACCGTAGTAAAAGTCGATGCAGAAAACGGACTCTTAGCCATTTATGGCGCAGTTCCAGGAGCGAGGGGCGGCCTCTTAGTAATTAAGAGCGCAAACAGATAG
- the rpsG gene encoding 30S ribosomal protein S7: MRRRQSEKREVPLDPIYNDAVVTRLINKIMIGGKKSKAEATVYGALEVLSDRTKQPPMEAFKKALSNVKPLLEVRPRRVGGATYQIPFEVPERRAVALAIRWIVTSARAKSGKPLKEKLALELVDAYNGQGNAVKKREDVHKMAEAGKAYAHFRW, from the coding sequence ATGAGAAGACGTCAGTCTGAGAAAAGAGAAGTACCGCTCGACCCAATTTACAACGATGCAGTAGTAACGAGATTGATCAATAAGATAATGATAGGCGGGAAGAAAAGCAAGGCAGAGGCTACGGTTTATGGAGCTTTGGAGGTTTTATCCGACAGAACGAAGCAGCCACCAATGGAAGCTTTCAAGAAGGCTCTGAGTAATGTAAAACCTCTTCTTGAAGTAAGACCGAGGAGGGTTGGAGGTGCAACGTACCAGATACCTTTTGAGGTTCCTGAAAGAAGGGCAGTGGCACTCGCAATAAGGTGGATTGTCACGTCTGCAAGAGCAAAATCTGGCAAGCCCTTAAAGGAAAAGCTTGCATTAGAATTAGTAGATGCTTACAATGGTCAGGGGAACGCCGTAAAGAAAAGAGAAGATGTTCACAAAATGGCGGAGGCAGGGAAAGCATACGCCCATTTCAGATGGTGA